A single Camelus dromedarius isolate mCamDro1 chromosome 26, mCamDro1.pat, whole genome shotgun sequence DNA region contains:
- the LOC135319356 gene encoding uncharacterized protein LOC135319356 — translation MPVCGEKKTSLVFSKDGNEVSFLKKVRVAAATTDSVTFQPEDVHTRHCFHRRGCRGGTGADISPPRTLSWSHRAVRLSLCTHCGPSPTSLFTGEDLKEKAAAQRETEEDCSGCLPGPGSILSPSPASGLSSIKLGCPPCDILLPAPEFSAAVHTGRRAHGPQALVPSQAGIPTWAQGVLGHCVDSWGSGNPAEGSRPASSSQRHRPCTLVSWTDPRVSGKHPNPQDEICFDWNIAARSLNLLDSRLSSERIISSLSLSTFWMP, via the exons ATGCCAGTgtgtggggagaaaaaaaccagCCTG GTTTTCTCTAAGGATGGAAATGAGGTTAGTTTCCTGAAGAAGGTTCGGGTGGCAGCGGCCACCACTGACTCCGTGACCTTCCAGCCGGAGGACGTGCACACCAG GCACTGTTTTCACAGAAGAGGCTGCCGGGGTGGCACTGGGGCCGACATCTCTCCCCCCAGAACTCTCTCCTGGAGCCACAGGGCTGTGAGGTTGTCACTGTGCACTCACTGCGGGCCAAGTCCTACGTCCCTGTTCACAGGGGAAGACTTAAAGGAAAAAGCTGCTGCACAGAGGGAAACAGAAGAAGATTGTTCTGGCTGCCTTCCGGGCCCTGGGTCCATCCTGTCCCCGAGTCCAGCGTCAGGCCTGTCTTCCATAAAGCTTGGCTGTCCACCCTGTGACATCCT GCTTCCCGCTCCGGAATTTTCAGCGGCTGTCCACACAGGGCGCAGGGCACACGGGCCCCAGGCGCTCGTCCCCTCGCAGGCTGGAATCCCCACCTGGGCCCAGGGAGTCCTGGGCCACTGTGTGGACTCCTGGGGGTCTGGGAACCCTGCAGAAG GTTCCCGCCCAGCATCCAGTTCGCAAAGGCACAGGCCTTGCACACTTGTCTCCTGGACTGACCCACGTGTGTCTGGCAAACATCCCAACCCACAAGACGAGATATGTTTCGACTGGAACATAGCGGCCCGCAGTCTCAATCTTCTGGATTCCCGTCTCAGTTCAGAACGAATCATAAGCAGCCTTTCCCTGTCCACGTTCTGGATGCCTTAA